A single window of Oerskovia paurometabola DNA harbors:
- a CDS encoding FAD-binding dehydrogenase, with the protein MSDNDVSIPSASNAVPSGTPAHGSAPSRSGPDRAEVIVVGAGLSGLVAATELTAAGRHVILLDQEPAASLGGQAYWSFGGLFLVDSPEQRRMGVKDTPELALDDWLGSADFAPGAADGEGPDRWGYAWARGFVDFAAGDMRSWLHAKGVRWFPLVQWAERGGYPAGGHGNSVPRFHVTWGTGPGVLEPFVRAALDARAAGLLDIRFRHRVTDLVVTDGAVTGVRAEILADDPAERGAPSVRDVVGEVELSASAVVVSSGGIGANHDLVRAHWPASAGVLPARMLSGVPDSTDGLLLGITRDAGAALVHEDRMWHYPEGIANHSPVWTDHGIRILPGPSSLWVDAHGHRLPSPLFPGFDALGSLQHVTARGDDHSWFVLNKAIMESEFALSGSEQNPDLTGRSVRLLAQRVLPGAVGPVARFAAESPEFVWGANPTELAAGMNALTDATPGARGHIDAGELERLVRLRDDQVRSGLGKDHQVVATAMARKFFVDRVIRVSPPRPLTTPKDGPMLAVRLSVLTRKTLGGLHTDTDGRVLRPDGSVFEGLYAAGEAAGFGGGGVHGHRALEGTFLGGCLFSGRTVGRALARSL; encoded by the coding sequence ATGAGTGACAACGACGTCAGCATCCCTTCCGCGAGCAACGCCGTCCCGTCGGGCACGCCCGCCCACGGGAGCGCTCCCAGCCGGTCCGGCCCTGATCGTGCCGAGGTGATCGTGGTCGGCGCGGGACTCTCGGGCCTCGTCGCCGCGACCGAGCTCACGGCCGCGGGGCGCCACGTGATCCTGCTCGACCAGGAACCTGCCGCGAGCCTGGGCGGCCAGGCCTACTGGTCCTTCGGCGGCCTCTTCCTGGTCGACTCCCCCGAGCAGCGCCGCATGGGCGTCAAGGACACGCCCGAGCTCGCGCTCGACGACTGGCTCGGGTCGGCGGACTTCGCCCCCGGCGCCGCCGACGGCGAGGGTCCCGACCGCTGGGGCTACGCCTGGGCGCGCGGCTTCGTCGACTTCGCGGCGGGCGACATGCGCTCGTGGCTGCACGCCAAGGGGGTGCGCTGGTTCCCGCTCGTCCAGTGGGCAGAGCGCGGCGGCTACCCCGCGGGCGGCCACGGCAACAGCGTGCCCCGTTTTCACGTGACCTGGGGCACCGGCCCCGGCGTCCTCGAACCCTTCGTCCGCGCGGCCCTCGACGCCCGGGCAGCCGGTCTGCTCGACATCCGGTTCCGTCACCGCGTGACCGACCTCGTCGTGACCGACGGCGCCGTCACCGGCGTGCGGGCCGAGATCCTGGCCGACGACCCGGCCGAGCGCGGCGCCCCCTCGGTGCGCGACGTCGTGGGCGAGGTCGAGCTCTCGGCGAGCGCCGTCGTCGTCTCCTCCGGGGGGATCGGCGCGAACCACGACCTGGTCCGTGCGCACTGGCCCGCGTCTGCGGGCGTGCTGCCCGCGCGCATGCTCTCAGGAGTGCCGGACTCGACCGACGGGCTGCTGCTCGGCATCACGCGCGACGCGGGTGCGGCCCTGGTGCACGAGGACCGCATGTGGCACTACCCCGAGGGCATCGCGAACCACTCCCCCGTGTGGACCGACCACGGCATCCGCATCCTGCCCGGCCCGTCGTCGCTGTGGGTCGACGCGCACGGGCACCGACTGCCCTCGCCCCTGTTCCCCGGCTTCGACGCCCTGGGATCGCTCCAGCACGTCACGGCGCGCGGCGACGACCACTCCTGGTTCGTGCTCAACAAGGCGATCATGGAGAGCGAGTTCGCGCTGTCGGGCTCGGAACAGAACCCTGACCTGACCGGCCGGAGCGTGCGCCTGCTGGCGCAGCGCGTGCTGCCGGGGGCGGTCGGGCCCGTGGCGCGGTTCGCCGCCGAGTCCCCCGAGTTCGTGTGGGGTGCGAACCCGACCGAGCTCGCGGCCGGCATGAACGCCCTGACCGACGCGACCCCCGGGGCCCGCGGCCACATCGACGCGGGAGAGCTCGAACGGCTCGTGCGGCTGCGCGACGACCAGGTGCGCTCGGGGCTCGGCAAGGACCACCAGGTCGTCGCGACGGCCATGGCCCGCAAGTTCTTCGTGGACCGCGTCATCCGGGTGTCCCCGCCGCGCCCGCTCACGACACCCAAGGACGGCCCGATGCTCGCCGTGCGGCTCTCGGTCCTGACCCGCAAGACGCTCGGCGGCCTGCACACCGACACCGACGGTCGCGTGCTGCGCCCCGACGGCTCGGTGTTCGAGGGCCTGTACGCGGCGGGCGAGGCCGCCGGGTTCGGGGGCGGCGGCGTGCACGGCCACCGGGCGCTCGAGGGGACGTTCCTCGGCGGGTGCCTGTTCTCGGGTCGGACCGTGGGGCGCGCGCTCGCTCGGAGCCTCTAG
- a CDS encoding RrF2 family transcriptional regulator, protein MTEGVEWGLHCCLTLAWIGPEQPVSTARLASWFDLPPAYLNKRLQALVRAGILSSTPGVRGGFRLALAPEQVTLMDVVAAIEGRDDVFRCTEIRQQGQGSLGENREFATPCGVAAAMRKAELAWRGALAAQTLSDLMAAAPPDARERTRHQYARLHD, encoded by the coding sequence ATGACCGAGGGGGTCGAGTGGGGCCTGCACTGCTGCCTCACGCTGGCCTGGATCGGGCCCGAGCAGCCCGTGTCGACGGCCCGGCTGGCGTCGTGGTTCGACCTGCCGCCCGCCTATCTGAACAAGCGCCTGCAGGCACTCGTCCGGGCAGGGATCCTCAGCTCGACGCCGGGGGTTCGCGGCGGCTTCCGGCTCGCCCTGGCGCCGGAGCAGGTCACCCTGATGGACGTGGTCGCCGCCATCGAGGGCAGGGACGACGTCTTCCGCTGCACCGAGATCCGCCAGCAGGGCCAGGGCTCCCTCGGTGAGAACCGGGAGTTCGCCACCCCCTGCGGCGTCGCCGCTGCCATGCGCAAGGCCGAGCTGGCCTGGCGCGGGGCGCTCGCGGCGCAGACCCTGTCGGACCTGATGGCGGCCGCGCCTCCGGACGCCAGGGAACGCACCCGGCACCAGTACGCACGGCTGCACGACTGA
- a CDS encoding MFS transporter, with product MGTFAVGTDAFVVAGFLPSMASTLRVSEATAGLSVTVFAAAYALLSPVLATVTARVPRRALLVAALLTLALANLGSALAPNMALLLVTRVVAALGAAAYTPSAGAVSASLVRPELRARALAVVIGGLTVATALGVPLGNLASQHLGWRTALGLVAALCLLVAVGVRLTMPPLPGNVRVPLRQRLSVLRRPAVLAVLPLTVLGMGACYTAYAYSVPALTAAHVPESAVLLMLFLYGVGAVLGNVAAGYATDRWGSAPVLIIGYLGMALSLGLLAWVAAGHVSKVALVGLLVVLWGATSWCQTPPQQHRLITVAPQEAPLVVSLNSSSIYLGIGLGTVLGGIALPSGMASVYVLGAGLAIAALLFLLITLRTARGTS from the coding sequence ATGGGGACGTTCGCCGTCGGGACGGACGCCTTCGTGGTCGCGGGGTTCCTGCCGTCAATGGCGAGCACGCTGCGCGTCTCGGAGGCGACCGCCGGGCTGTCGGTCACGGTCTTCGCGGCGGCCTACGCCCTGCTGTCGCCGGTGCTCGCCACCGTGACCGCCCGCGTGCCGCGTCGCGCCCTGCTGGTCGCCGCGCTGCTCACGCTCGCACTGGCCAACCTCGGCTCCGCGCTGGCCCCGAACATGGCGCTGCTGCTCGTCACCCGCGTCGTCGCGGCCCTCGGCGCCGCGGCCTACACGCCCAGCGCGGGGGCGGTGAGCGCGTCGCTGGTCCGCCCCGAGCTACGTGCCAGGGCACTGGCTGTCGTGATCGGCGGCCTGACCGTCGCGACCGCCCTGGGAGTACCCCTCGGCAACCTGGCCAGCCAGCATCTCGGCTGGCGGACCGCACTGGGTCTGGTCGCCGCCCTCTGCCTCCTCGTCGCCGTCGGAGTGCGGCTGACCATGCCGCCTTTGCCCGGCAACGTCCGGGTGCCACTGCGTCAGCGGCTCTCCGTGCTTCGCCGCCCGGCCGTGCTCGCGGTCCTGCCGCTGACCGTGCTCGGCATGGGGGCCTGCTACACCGCGTACGCCTACAGCGTCCCCGCGCTGACCGCGGCGCACGTCCCGGAGAGCGCCGTCCTGCTGATGCTCTTCCTGTACGGGGTGGGCGCCGTCCTGGGCAACGTGGCAGCGGGCTACGCGACCGACCGGTGGGGTTCCGCACCGGTGCTGATCATCGGGTACCTCGGCATGGCGCTCTCACTCGGCCTGCTGGCCTGGGTCGCCGCCGGCCACGTCTCGAAGGTGGCTCTGGTCGGGCTGCTGGTCGTCCTCTGGGGAGCGACCAGCTGGTGCCAGACGCCGCCGCAGCAGCACCGGCTGATAACGGTCGCGCCGCAGGAGGCCCCGCTGGTGGTCTCGCTGAACTCCTCGTCGATCTATCTGGGCATCGGCCTCGGTACGGTGCTCGGAGGCATCGCCCTCCCGTCCGGGATGGCGAGCGTGTACGTCCTCGGGGCGGGCCTCGCGATCGCAGCGCTCCTGTTCCTCCTGATCACCCTGCGCACGGCCAGGGGCACGAGCTAG